The genomic window ATTTTCTTTATCCACTGCAATCATCGGTGTCGGGAAGTAAATTTCCCTGGGATAAGACATCGCCGGAATTAAGTTAGGTAAGTCTGATACTACCGTGTATGTCTGTATTACTTCCCTGGTCTTGCCAGAGATAGCAGGGGATGATAAAAAAATCTGATAAGACCAAGGCGATCGCTTAATAGTAGTCACATCTTCATTGCGGGAAACCTCCCAGCCTTTACCTGTGTAGCGGTCGAAGGCCAGCACCCGCCAAAATCCCTCAACTTGCGATCGCACCCGCATCACCACCTTGGGTTTCATCTCTCCCCGCAGGTTTTGGTTAATCTTGCTATTAAAACCGTAATAAAAACCGCTATCTACCTGTCCTGGTTGACCATTGTCACCTGATGCTGTGCTATTACCATTACCTTGGTTATCCGCGTTCCCTTGGCGGACATAACCAGGATTGATAATAGTCTGGCCGGTAAACCCGCCCTTCACCTCAATGGGAGAACTTACAGGAAAAGTTCGCAGTTGATAGCCAGGGAATCGGGGTAAAAATGCAAATACTACCAATCCTAAGGCGACAACTACGATAAATAGTGCAGAATAAGCAGGTAATTGTTGAGATAATTTAAATTCTTTTGACTTTTGGCTAGTGGCTTGTGACTTTTTCAGTCCTAGCTGCGAACGATAATTAACAACTAACGTCGGCAGTGCGATCGCTAAAAATAACAATAATATGGGTGCGAAGGCTAAAGTTTGACTCAACGTTGCCGCCACACCCAATAAAATTAAGCCAATAACTATGGAATAGCCTAAGTTTTTGCGCCGAGGCACATCAAAGCTATGCAGAATCTGGAGTTGAATTAATAACTCTGCTAAAGCCAACCGCGTATCATTCAATTCGCCAAATAACTGACCAAAGAAAGCACCCAAAGCCATTAACATCCCAATGGCAATGCAAAACTTGATAGTGACATTAGCTTGACGACGGCGGTAATAACTCCAACCTGCACCTAAAAGACTAAGTGGTATTGCCCACCAACTAAATGTAGTATTGGCGGCAATATCCACAGCTACAATACCTGTGATTACCAACGCTAGCACTAGTACCCGCAAGGAAATGGAGTCTTCCACTTCCACTGATGACGACCCCTGGTGATTGTGTCGTCCATAACTTACAGGCAGATGCCAAAATCGATTCAACCTGGTTAAATT from Nostoc sp. UHCC 0870 includes these protein-coding regions:
- a CDS encoding transglutaminase TgpA family protein; the encoded protein is MFNLTRLNRFWHLPVSYGRHNHQGSSSVEVEDSISLRVLVLALVITGIVAVDIAANTTFSWWAIPLSLLGAGWSYYRRRQANVTIKFCIAIGMLMALGAFFGQLFGELNDTRLALAELLIQLQILHSFDVPRRKNLGYSIVIGLILLGVAATLSQTLAFAPILLLFLAIALPTLVVNYRSQLGLKKSQATSQKSKEFKLSQQLPAYSALFIVVVALGLVVFAFLPRFPGYQLRTFPVSSPIEVKGGFTGQTIINPGYVRQGNADNQGNGNSTASGDNGQPGQVDSGFYYGFNSKINQNLRGEMKPKVVMRVRSQVEGFWRVLAFDRYTGKGWEVSRNEDVTTIKRSPWSYQIFLSSPAISGKTREVIQTYTVVSDLPNLIPAMSYPREIYFPTPMIAVDKENGLRSPVGLSEDLTYTVISDVPYRDRTLLGTATTNYPRNIKNYYLQIPPEISTKVKQRTEEILANYNRERIGKSQKSLDSTYEKVLYLAQYLKQNYSIPKNPFEFPFLDEKEDLVEAFLFKYKGGYPDHFSTVLTVMLRSIGIPARLVAGFAPGEFNPFTGMYVVRNTDAYAMTEVYFPKYGWFTFDPIPNHPLIPPSIEETQTFSVLKQFWNWVAGWLPSPVTGFFNNVFGTIFSWFGKAIAWFFALFTQGWVGILTGLILATTTAFLGWLGWAQWREWLHRRRLGKLPPMERLYQQMLEWADQKGLGKHPAQTPLEYAKVSSGHHTPANAQVINDICQAYVSWRYGCNTPNLHQLRQKWQELKKSTHHQRK